The following are encoded in a window of Rosa chinensis cultivar Old Blush chromosome 4, RchiOBHm-V2, whole genome shotgun sequence genomic DNA:
- the LOC112197750 gene encoding protein TIFY 9 isoform X2 codes for MKLVLPLNSRSSHHFRAPHNSFFPPRHLRRSELLTILHFTNKLKPKPKTSQQPNMYTPAAATVELDFLGVGTTTIMDQHHHNQQRGGGGDTFSTALPKSPFQKFLERGRSFRGIQAREVIPNLLSSEVLKSVIEARKSVAAAPENSPQKPKAKPMTIFYGGSVSVFDVTPDKFESIVKLAMEEKFKAAGAADQPLDPKQQQLVNVEDPLNEG; via the exons ATGAAACTCGTGCTCCCTTTAAATTCTCGTTCCTCACACCACTTTAGAGCCCCACACAACAGTTTCTTCCCGCCTCGCCATTTAAGACGCTCTGAGCTTCTCACCATTCTTCATTTCACAAACAAACTCAAACCGAAGCCGAAAACAAGTCAACAACCAAACATGTACACACCGGCCGCGGCAACCGTCGAGCTCGATTTCTTGGGAGTCGGGACGACGACGATTATGGATCAGCACCACCACAACCAGCagcgtggtggtggtggtgacacCTTCTCTACTGCCTTGCCCAAATCTCCGTTCCAGAAGTTCCTCGAACGCGGAAGAAGCTTCCGAGGAATCCAGGCCCGAGAAGTGATTCCTAATCTTCTCAGTTCCGAAGTTCTGAAATCCGTGATTGAGGCCAGGAAATCCGTGGCTGCGGCTCCGGAGAATTCCCCTCAAAAACCAAAAGCAAAGCCTATGACGATTTTCTACGGCGGAAGCGTCTCTGTTTTCGACGTCACTCCGGACAAG TTTGAGAGCATAGTGAAGCTTGCCATGGAAGAGAAATTCAAAGCTGCTGGAGCTGCAGATCAACCACTGGATCCAAAACAACAACAGCTGGTGAATGTTGAGGATCCTCTCAATGAAG GTTGA
- the LOC112197750 gene encoding protein TIFY 9 isoform X1, which yields MKLVLPLNSRSSHHFRAPHNSFFPPRHLRRSELLTILHFTNKLKPKPKTSQQPNMYTPAAATVELDFLGVGTTTIMDQHHHNQQRGGGGDTFSTALPKSPFQKFLERGRSFRGIQAREVIPNLLSSEVLKSVIEARKSVAAAPENSPQKPKAKPMTIFYGGSVSVFDVTPDKFESIVKLAMEEKFKAAGAADQPLDPKQQQLVNVEDPLNEELPIARAKSLQRFLEKRKQRLNTVSPYGCHTTNY from the exons ATGAAACTCGTGCTCCCTTTAAATTCTCGTTCCTCACACCACTTTAGAGCCCCACACAACAGTTTCTTCCCGCCTCGCCATTTAAGACGCTCTGAGCTTCTCACCATTCTTCATTTCACAAACAAACTCAAACCGAAGCCGAAAACAAGTCAACAACCAAACATGTACACACCGGCCGCGGCAACCGTCGAGCTCGATTTCTTGGGAGTCGGGACGACGACGATTATGGATCAGCACCACCACAACCAGCagcgtggtggtggtggtgacacCTTCTCTACTGCCTTGCCCAAATCTCCGTTCCAGAAGTTCCTCGAACGCGGAAGAAGCTTCCGAGGAATCCAGGCCCGAGAAGTGATTCCTAATCTTCTCAGTTCCGAAGTTCTGAAATCCGTGATTGAGGCCAGGAAATCCGTGGCTGCGGCTCCGGAGAATTCCCCTCAAAAACCAAAAGCAAAGCCTATGACGATTTTCTACGGCGGAAGCGTCTCTGTTTTCGACGTCACTCCGGACAAG TTTGAGAGCATAGTGAAGCTTGCCATGGAAGAGAAATTCAAAGCTGCTGGAGCTGCAGATCAACCACTGGATCCAAAACAACAACAGCTGGTGAATGTTGAGGATCCTCTCAATGAAG AACTGCCAATTGCTCGTGCAAAATCACTCCAAAGATTTTTGGAGAAGCGTAAACAGAG GTTGAACACGGTGTCCCCATATGGTTGTCACACCACCAACTACTAG